The proteins below come from a single Metarhizium brunneum chromosome 1, complete sequence genomic window:
- the PKS-NRPS gene encoding PKS-NRPS hybrid synthetase, with translation MSSLGPSGSNAHGLNFSQAGLRRSAAFPPTHANQHQHQPNKQSPAPHAASPYQPQGYTPQQPPQGTYPPHLFASPVNPNIPNGHPPSRTPNSHVPPNALGVQRQRAAPPRQQMPPQPNPPPMMFPTNILPIRATLAIQATSSTHLIISSKGITNSIQATNLINSSSSNNNNSSSSSNNNISNINSTSSTSSTNNINNTNSIRHTRHTRHILRIRLIRLIQAIQAIRSTPQQQQQQQQQQPSQQPQQQQQPQPPQAQVTPQPTPQQSTPQPPQQQIPQQQMPQQQQQPPQQQQVQQVQQVNQVQASPQQPAAQVPQQQANHAGSEMDVDGNQDGDASEVNGLDSKLLNDPSYVPSQPMGEMMSPPPEGGSYPTLEAVQKAVLRYCTSVGYAIVIGRSKKTVPGLKKVLFVCDRAGKPPSRVSPEFRKRKTSSRKCDCPFGFFAIEQRTQWTIRYRPDPAHLQHNHGPSESPSNHPAARKLDSKMVAAVKQLKENGAGVSETLQILQTENPDCHLLPRDIYNARAAINRNPQKVATGLAENRPAIYTKPQQSPEDRIRADLRRELAKAREDLQKIEEEKQKEIDALKSQLEEKEKLIKRFEMFIDICNERVMVQRERLAGPDGNLAIGGNSVM, from the exons ATGTCGAGTTTGGGACCGTCTGGCTCTAATGCCCACGGGTTAAACTTCTCGCAAGCTGGCCTCAGACGAAGTGCCGCATTTCCTCCAACCCACGCgaatcagcatcagcatcaaccGAATAAGCAATCCCCGGCCCCTCATGCCGCGTCGCCATATCAACCACAGGGCTATACGCCTCAGCAGCCCCCCCAAGGCACATATCCTCCACATCTCTTCGCATCGCCAGTGAATCCAAATATCCCCAACGGCCACCCGCCTTCGCGAACTCCCAACTCACACGTACCACCAAATGCCCTCGGTGTTCAGCGACAgagggcggcgccgccgaggcagcaGATGCCGCCTCAGCCAAATCCGCCGCCCATGATGTTCCCTAC caacatcCTTCCCATCAGGGCCACCCTGGCCATCCAagccaccagcagcacccacctcatcatcagcagcaagggCATCACCAACAGCATCCAGGCCACCAACctcatcaacagcagcagcagcaacaacaacaacagcagcagcagcagcaacaacaacatcagcaacatcaacagcaccagcagcaccagcagcaccaacaacatcaacaacaccaacagcATCCGGCACACCCGGCACACCCGGCACATCCTGCGCATCAGGCTCATCAGACTCATCCAGGCCATCCAGGCCATCCGG TCaacgccgcagcagcagcagcagcaacaacaacaacagccgtCCCAGCAacctcaacagcagcagcagccgcaaccGCCGCAGGCCCAGGTAACTCCTCAGCCTACTCCGCAGCAATCAACGCCCCAGCCGCCTCAGCAACAGATACCGCAACAGCAGAtgcctcaacagcagcagcagcctccccagcagcaacaagttCAGCAAGTTCAGCAAGTCAATCAGGTACAGGCCTCCCCTCAGCAGCCTGCTGCTCAGGTTCCCCAACAGCAGGCAAACCATGCGGGCAGTGAAATGGATGTCGATGGAAATCAAGATGGAGATGCGTCGGAAGTCAATGGTCTCGACTCAAAGCTTTTAAATGACCCTTCCTACGTCCCCTCGCAGCCTATGGGAGAGATGATGTCTCCCCCGCCTGAGGGAGGAAGCTATCCAACGTTAGAAGCCGTGCAAAAAGCCGTTCTGCGTTATTGCACATCTGTTGGCTATGCCATTGTTATTGGCCGCTCCAAGAAGACGGTTCCTGGCCTCAAGAAAGTCCTGTTTGTTTGCGATCGTGCTGGAAAGCCGCCCAGTAGGGTGAGCCCGGAATTCCGCAAGCGCAAAACATCATCCAGGAAATGCGATTGTCCCTTTGGCTTTTTTGCCATTGAACAACGTACTCAGTGGACGATTCGCTACCGCCCTGATCCTGCGCATCTGCAGCACAATCATGGGCCAAGTGAGAGTCCTTCCAATCATCCTGCCGCCAGAAAGCTTGACAGCAAGATGGTGGCGGCTGTCAAACAGCTGAAGGAAAACG GGGCAGGCGTATCCGAAACACTCCAAATTCTGCAAACCGAAAATCCGGACTGTCACTTGCTCCCGAGGGATATATACAATGCAAGAGCTGCTATAAATCGAAACCCGCAGAAGGTGGCAACAGGACTTGCCGAGAATAGGCCGGCGATATACACAAAACCGCAGCAATCACCGGAAGACAGGATTCGCGCGGACCTTCGCAGAGAGCTGGCAAAGGCGCGAGAGGACCTGCAGAAGATTGAAGAGgagaaacaaaaagaaaTCGATGCGCTGAAAAGCCAActtgaagaaaaagaaaagctcATCAAGAGATTTGAGATGTTTATTGATATATGTAACGAGCGCGTCATGGTTCAACGGGAGAGGCTGGCAGGACCAgatggcaacttggcaatcGGGGGAAACTCGGTTATGTGA